From Permianibacter aggregans, a single genomic window includes:
- a CDS encoding DUF6701 domain-containing protein: MHVVLKFWCILANTRPMIFGVLSVLLLSQPVDAAVSYIGQDVEVATSNSATSLTVTPASGTQEGDLLLAHLTVRSDNFGIPPSGWTAVFNLTNDGVRHQLWYRIVPTGGLGNQTFSFDDDGRAVLGVSTLRGADPSNPIAAYGSNSDWWWTATAPSVDVTTADSYALAYFAGDDGNESFTLATTGRIPAWSHRTTGGSSNGVSGAMWHFPRSSTGPSGSTDANYWFDEWSAVTVIIAPGTPFSCFADDFNRASGVGSDWAVAFSSGSFGSPQIINNRLRLTNASSNAATAATLQRVFPGAGNYVELEFIMYAYGGNGADGIAIILSDAETTPQPGGYGGSLGYAQRCGIDGFAGGWLGIGLDEYGNYSTNGECRVAGPGFRTDAIAVRGSGSGTSGYRYIAGTNSLSPGVDQNSSGHRYRIRIDARTNVIPVTVDRDTTGTGNNYSNLISIANIATATGQAALPENLLLSLTGSTGGSNNIHEIDNLGVCALQMDPITEQIDHFDFTPLETPLTCKPTLMRVRACMDANCTSTYNGNVSVNLGPSGWQGSQPYTLTNGIGEFYFSRTTIGAQTTFTVTNSSVPIKPFSQITCNGVSPCSIVWQDAGLDFNMPTLTSNKPSNAFNIRAVKKDDTTQSCAPAFTGSRTVSFYSNYQNPASGSAAMSVRDTSTPALTSIGQSFASRTPITLNFNNNGEAQIHAHYPDAGEIRLYAHYQGSAANNDNGLVLSGDSYDVAVPAGFCVEAMTFASPSTPLPSCDDANCPGYQRAGESFPLRISARAWQADGETGTELCDNLPTPNFRHVDFELTHQRESDSDLLVDGALGVDDNIEITTNGTVTLNNQTLSEAGRFLISTSIANNYFGIPLPVSSSAPIGRIYPYRYDITDLVYEAACDVPTTTTPFTYAGLATAPIKPGQLIPFGASIRAVNKAGQVLTNYHGAYAKLNGEEPVFADFSGAVAASDGDFFSSAELGFLVGISNFVPNDLQYRFNSPRAPYEVSAQLSVTDSDGATGSSEISVAREYRLGRLRVENAYGPEQLPLPIPLRAEYFDGTRYRQNAADNCTTYLGSNASLADGSMSATLTPVAGPSSEQTMQTGASTGANPLLLTAPGTGNVGSVNVIYTPPVWLQFDWNNDGSNDATTTGVATFGRYRGSDRVIYWREQRPPIIP, from the coding sequence ATGCATGTAGTTCTGAAATTTTGGTGCATACTCGCCAATACACGACCGATGATTTTCGGCGTTCTTTCGGTATTGCTGCTGAGTCAGCCAGTAGATGCCGCAGTCAGTTATATCGGTCAGGACGTAGAGGTCGCCACGAGCAACAGCGCCACCAGCCTGACCGTCACCCCGGCGAGTGGCACCCAGGAAGGCGATTTGTTGCTGGCGCACCTGACGGTGCGTTCGGACAACTTTGGCATCCCGCCATCGGGCTGGACCGCCGTGTTCAATCTGACCAACGACGGTGTACGCCATCAACTCTGGTATCGAATCGTGCCGACCGGCGGACTCGGCAATCAAACCTTTAGCTTTGACGACGATGGTCGTGCGGTGTTGGGGGTGTCGACTCTGCGCGGCGCCGACCCGTCGAATCCGATTGCCGCTTATGGCAGCAACAGCGATTGGTGGTGGACAGCCACGGCACCGTCGGTCGATGTGACTACCGCCGACAGCTACGCCTTGGCGTATTTTGCTGGGGATGATGGCAACGAGTCATTTACGCTCGCCACCACCGGTCGCATTCCCGCTTGGTCGCACCGAACCACCGGTGGCAGCAGTAATGGGGTATCTGGTGCGATGTGGCATTTTCCACGCAGCTCCACCGGACCTTCCGGCTCGACCGATGCCAATTACTGGTTTGACGAATGGTCGGCAGTAACCGTGATCATCGCTCCGGGCACCCCATTTAGCTGCTTCGCTGATGATTTCAATCGCGCGTCGGGAGTCGGTAGCGATTGGGCAGTCGCCTTCAGCTCAGGTTCTTTCGGATCACCACAAATTATCAATAACCGGTTGCGACTGACCAATGCCAGCAGCAACGCGGCCACCGCAGCGACTTTGCAGCGAGTATTCCCAGGTGCCGGTAATTACGTCGAACTGGAATTCATCATGTATGCCTATGGTGGCAACGGCGCTGATGGTATTGCGATTATTCTTTCCGACGCCGAAACCACTCCGCAGCCGGGTGGCTATGGTGGCTCGCTCGGTTATGCACAGCGCTGCGGTATCGACGGTTTTGCCGGCGGCTGGCTTGGCATCGGCCTGGATGAGTACGGCAATTACTCGACCAACGGAGAATGCCGTGTTGCCGGTCCAGGCTTTCGTACCGACGCCATTGCGGTACGCGGCTCTGGCAGCGGCACCTCGGGTTATCGTTATATCGCTGGCACCAATTCACTGTCTCCCGGTGTCGATCAAAATAGCAGCGGCCACCGTTATCGGATTCGCATCGACGCCCGCACCAACGTAATTCCCGTTACCGTTGACCGTGACACTACTGGCACCGGCAACAACTATTCCAATCTAATTTCCATTGCCAACATCGCCACGGCAACTGGCCAGGCGGCATTGCCGGAAAACCTGTTGTTGTCACTGACCGGTTCCACCGGTGGCTCCAATAATATTCATGAGATAGATAATCTCGGCGTTTGCGCATTACAGATGGATCCAATTACTGAACAGATTGATCATTTCGACTTCACGCCGTTGGAAACGCCGCTTACTTGCAAACCGACGCTCATGCGCGTGCGTGCCTGTATGGATGCAAACTGCACAAGCACCTACAACGGCAACGTGAGCGTTAATCTCGGTCCGAGCGGCTGGCAAGGCTCGCAGCCTTATACGCTGACCAATGGTATCGGTGAATTCTATTTCAGCCGAACGACGATTGGCGCTCAAACCACATTCACGGTCACCAACAGTTCGGTGCCGATAAAACCGTTTTCACAAATCACGTGCAATGGTGTATCGCCGTGTTCGATTGTTTGGCAAGACGCCGGCCTTGATTTCAACATGCCTACACTCACCAGCAACAAACCGAGTAACGCTTTTAACATTCGTGCGGTGAAAAAAGATGACACAACACAAAGCTGTGCACCGGCATTTACCGGTAGTCGCACGGTTAGTTTTTATTCGAACTATCAGAATCCGGCATCCGGTTCTGCGGCAATGTCCGTTCGCGATACCAGTACCCCTGCGCTGACCAGCATCGGACAAAGCTTTGCCAGCCGCACACCGATAACTTTGAATTTTAACAACAACGGCGAGGCGCAAATTCATGCTCATTATCCGGATGCCGGCGAGATTCGCCTGTATGCCCATTACCAAGGCAGCGCCGCCAATAATGACAATGGACTGGTGCTAAGCGGAGACAGCTATGATGTTGCCGTTCCAGCCGGCTTCTGCGTCGAAGCAATGACATTTGCTTCGCCATCGACACCTCTCCCCAGTTGCGATGACGCCAATTGTCCGGGCTATCAACGAGCTGGTGAGAGTTTTCCGTTGCGCATCAGCGCGCGTGCATGGCAAGCCGATGGCGAAACCGGTACGGAACTCTGCGACAATCTGCCGACACCGAATTTTCGGCATGTTGATTTTGAACTGACGCACCAACGCGAAAGCGATTCAGACTTGCTCGTCGATGGCGCGCTTGGTGTTGATGACAACATCGAAATCACCACCAATGGCACCGTCACGCTGAATAATCAAACGCTTTCCGAAGCGGGTCGCTTCCTAATTTCAACAAGTATTGCCAACAACTATTTCGGGATACCGCTGCCGGTTTCCAGCAGCGCACCGATCGGTCGCATCTACCCCTATCGCTACGACATTACCGATTTGGTTTACGAGGCCGCCTGCGATGTGCCCACTACCACCACGCCTTTTACCTATGCGGGCTTAGCTACAGCGCCGATAAAACCCGGGCAACTGATTCCATTCGGCGCCAGCATTCGGGCCGTCAACAAAGCAGGCCAGGTGCTGACCAATTATCACGGTGCGTACGCCAAGTTGAATGGCGAAGAACCGGTGTTTGCCGACTTCTCCGGTGCCGTTGCAGCGAGCGATGGCGATTTTTTCAGCAGCGCCGAATTAGGTTTTCTGGTCGGTATCAGCAATTTCGTCCCGAACGATTTGCAGTACCGTTTCAACAGCCCAAGAGCGCCCTACGAGGTCAGCGCGCAACTGTCCGTAACTGACTCCGATGGCGCGACCGGTAGCTCTGAGATCTCCGTTGCTCGTGAATATCGTCTCGGTCGATTGCGCGTGGAGAATGCTTACGGTCCGGAACAACTACCATTACCCATTCCTCTGCGTGCCGAATATTTTGACGGGACTCGTTATCGACAAAATGCCGCCGATAACTGCACAACTTACCTCGGCAGCAATGCCAGCCTTGCTGATGGCTCAATGAGCGCAACGCTAACCCCGGTTGCCGGCCCAAGCTCGGAGCAAACCATGCAGACGGGAGCCAGCACAGGCGCCAACCCGTTGTTGTTGACAGCACCCGGAACGGGAAATGTCGGCAGCGTCAATGTGATTTACACGCCGCCAGTATGGTTGCAGTTTGACTGGAACAATGATGGTAGTAACGATGCAACCACTACCGGCGTCGCGACGTTCGGCCGCTATCGGGGCTCGGATCGGGTGATTTATTGGCGCGAGCAACGGCCGCCAATCATTCCGTAA
- a CDS encoding prepilin-type N-terminal cleavage/methylation domain-containing protein has protein sequence MKQRGFTLIELIVVIVILGILAATAAPLFVDLKADANRAVLQGVEASVRSASTLVYAKAQIAGQTGATGTVVINGNNISTAYGYPATSALTSVLTLSPAADFNTATAGTIQLVKATTPADCQIVYAEPTAVNTEPAITITNTGC, from the coding sequence ATGAAACAACGTGGTTTCACCCTGATCGAACTGATCGTCGTGATCGTCATCCTCGGTATTCTGGCCGCCACCGCCGCCCCGCTTTTTGTCGATTTGAAAGCAGACGCCAACCGTGCCGTATTACAGGGTGTCGAAGCATCGGTTCGTAGCGCCTCGACCCTGGTTTACGCCAAAGCTCAAATTGCTGGTCAAACCGGTGCCACGGGTACGGTAGTCATCAATGGTAACAACATCTCCACAGCATATGGCTACCCAGCCACTTCGGCGTTAACCAGCGTACTGACCCTGTCACCCGCAGCAGACTTCAATACTGCTACAGCGGGAACCATTCAGCTGGTAAAGGCAACCACTCCTGCTGACTGCCAGATTGTTTATGCCGAACCCACTGCGGTTAACACCGAGCCGGCGATTACCATTACCAACACCGGTTGCTGA
- a CDS encoding GspE/PulE family protein: MNQRKIRIGDLLVESGVITAGQLQAALREQARTGQRLGTTLVDMQLVEESQLLNILAQQLQIPFVELGRIRLNEALAQRLNEVQARRYRALIIEEGPAHYLAAVSDPTDLTRIDEMQSLLDKPLKIAVARESELMRAIDIIYRHTEQIESLALELSEAGGDQFDLATLTEAVDVSEAPVARLLQSIFEDAIKMGASDIHLEPEENGLRIRMRVDGVLQEQMVKESRIASAVVLRLKLMSNLDISEKRRPQDGRFSMVVQGRQIDVRLATLPLNYGESVVMRLLDQTGGQLTIAQLGMLPEHQKLFEQLLSYPHGIILVTGPTGSGKSTTLYAALNRLNQPDVKIITVEDPVEYRLPRVNQIQVNTKIDLTFAAVLRTVLRADPDIIMVGEMRDQETAEIGLRAALTGHLVLSTLHTNDAIQSAMRLGDMGAEPYLVASTLRGVIAQRLVRKLCPQCARGSEPTPQQKSWLQHHGVEESQTFKAPVGCNHCNQSGYRGRIGVHEILIIDDAMSEALRRNDQDGFVQAARAAKHYTPLAMSALERARQGVTSLDEVLRVSEGA, translated from the coding sequence ATGAATCAACGCAAGATCCGGATAGGCGATCTGCTGGTCGAATCCGGCGTCATCACTGCTGGTCAATTGCAGGCTGCACTGCGCGAACAGGCGCGTACCGGGCAACGGCTCGGCACCACGCTGGTCGATATGCAACTGGTCGAAGAATCGCAGCTACTGAACATTCTTGCCCAGCAATTGCAAATTCCTTTCGTGGAGCTTGGTCGCATTCGCTTGAATGAAGCCTTGGCGCAACGACTGAACGAAGTGCAAGCGCGCCGCTACCGGGCATTGATCATCGAAGAAGGCCCAGCTCACTATTTGGCGGCAGTTTCTGACCCAACCGATCTGACCCGCATCGACGAGATGCAAAGCCTGCTGGATAAACCGCTGAAAATCGCTGTTGCGCGCGAATCGGAATTGATGCGCGCGATCGACATCATCTATCGCCACACCGAACAAATCGAAAGCCTGGCGCTGGAGTTGAGCGAAGCCGGTGGCGACCAATTCGATCTGGCAACGCTCACCGAAGCGGTCGATGTGTCGGAAGCGCCAGTTGCCCGATTGCTGCAAAGCATTTTTGAAGACGCGATCAAGATGGGCGCTTCCGATATCCACCTGGAACCGGAGGAAAATGGTCTGCGAATCCGGATGCGTGTCGATGGCGTATTGCAGGAACAAATGGTCAAGGAAAGCCGCATCGCCAGCGCTGTGGTGTTGCGTTTGAAACTGATGTCGAATCTCGATATCTCGGAAAAACGCCGACCACAGGATGGCCGCTTCAGTATGGTCGTGCAGGGCCGGCAAATTGATGTGCGCTTGGCAACGCTGCCGCTGAATTATGGTGAATCGGTGGTCATGCGCTTGCTCGATCAAACCGGCGGCCAGTTGACCATCGCCCAGCTCGGCATGCTGCCGGAACATCAGAAACTATTCGAGCAACTACTGAGCTATCCGCACGGCATCATCCTGGTGACCGGCCCGACCGGTTCCGGTAAATCGACCACGCTGTATGCGGCGCTGAACAGGTTGAATCAACCGGATGTGAAAATCATCACCGTTGAGGATCCGGTGGAATACCGTTTGCCACGCGTCAACCAGATTCAGGTCAATACCAAGATCGATCTGACCTTTGCTGCCGTGCTGCGCACCGTGTTACGCGCCGACCCGGACATCATCATGGTCGGTGAAATGCGCGATCAGGAAACCGCCGAAATCGGTTTGCGCGCGGCGCTGACCGGCCACTTGGTGCTGTCGACGCTGCACACCAACGATGCGATACAAAGCGCGATGCGTCTGGGTGACATGGGTGCCGAACCGTATCTGGTAGCCAGTACCTTGCGCGGTGTCATTGCCCAGCGACTGGTGCGCAAACTGTGCCCGCAGTGTGCTCGGGGCAGTGAGCCCACACCGCAACAGAAAAGCTGGCTGCAGCATCATGGAGTTGAAGAATCACAAACGTTCAAAGCGCCGGTAGGTTGCAATCATTGCAATCAAAGTGGCTATCGGGGCCGTATCGGCGTGCACGAGATCTTGATTATTGACGATGCCATGTCCGAAGCGCTGCGTCGTAACGATCAGGATGGATTTGTTCAGGCCGCACGTGCGGCCAAGCACTACACACCACTGGCGATGAGCGCGCTGGAGCGAGCTCGCCAAGGCGTTACTTCACTGGACGAAGTGCTGCGTGTCAGTGAGGGGGCCTGA
- a CDS encoding GspH/FimT family pseudopilin, with translation MPNPLRLTPSRRLPLPTPVAEFVPRRQQKQQHHVAAFTLLELIITIIIIGVLAAVAAPIFFSESSFSSTAARDEMLTALRNAQQRAMADAGTVTCFITTSNSYSVNRACTPGADGTPIMLPERSGSYPRALPDSVTVAPATKLIFGSLGTTTATTFVFSGGDRLCVEASGYAYAC, from the coding sequence ATGCCGAACCCACTGCGGTTAACACCGAGCCGGCGATTACCATTACCAACACCGGTTGCTGAATTTGTGCCCCGGCGACAGCAAAAGCAGCAACATCACGTTGCTGCTTTTACCTTGCTTGAACTGATCATCACGATCATCATTATCGGCGTGCTAGCTGCTGTTGCCGCCCCAATCTTCTTCTCGGAATCCTCGTTTTCCTCAACAGCCGCTCGCGACGAAATGCTCACCGCCTTGCGCAATGCGCAGCAGCGGGCCATGGCTGATGCCGGCACAGTCACCTGCTTCATCACCACCAGCAACAGTTACAGTGTTAATCGTGCTTGTACACCCGGTGCAGACGGCACACCAATCATGCTGCCGGAACGTAGCGGTTCTTACCCTCGCGCACTACCCGATAGTGTTACCGTTGCACCGGCAACCAAACTGATATTCGGTTCACTCGGCACCACGACAGCAACAACGTTTGTATTCAGTGGTGGCGACAGGCTTTGTGTGGAGGCCAGCGGTTATGCCTATGCCTGCTGA
- a CDS encoding tetratricopeptide repeat protein, whose translation MSVVNEVLRDLSQRQPEAYAHLRAETPTTIAPNRHGLMWLLMALILSSLLALYWWQSREHAPTTKPAAPASNPSLVAANTTAATDVQAVIELPAAGAQQYHVEPLAAAQPAADDIELAEIKLVTTTASERNKEEISTTKPLVAKVQQTKTNVSADSSAANSNTPPIDIKPAVLSVAEQQQTLSQSAQLALSRGDVVAAEKWLREAHELAPDETSVRNSWLKTLIAVDSARAETQLQLLLQRHPEDWLLRELLASLWIRQQRFDAALSTLHAASPPMANAADYYALKALALQQTDKHPEALSLYRALMQLQPQHGAHYAGAAISAERIGDINFANQAYGRALADLQLPAPLRAYAEQRRRQLLQATP comes from the coding sequence GTGAGCGTGGTCAATGAAGTCTTGCGCGACCTGTCGCAACGGCAACCGGAAGCCTATGCCCATCTGCGCGCAGAAACGCCGACGACGATAGCGCCGAATCGTCACGGCTTGATGTGGCTTTTGATGGCGCTGATTTTGTCGTCACTGCTGGCGTTGTATTGGTGGCAAAGCCGGGAACACGCGCCGACTACCAAGCCAGCAGCACCAGCAAGCAATCCGTCATTGGTCGCCGCCAACACGACTGCCGCCACTGATGTTCAAGCGGTTATCGAATTGCCCGCAGCTGGCGCTCAGCAATACCACGTCGAACCGTTGGCTGCCGCGCAACCTGCCGCTGACGATATTGAGCTGGCTGAAATCAAGCTTGTGACGACTACGGCGAGCGAGCGGAACAAAGAAGAAATTTCGACAACAAAGCCATTGGTTGCCAAGGTTCAGCAAACCAAAACAAACGTCAGCGCCGATTCCTCTGCCGCCAACTCAAACACGCCGCCAATTGACATCAAACCAGCGGTTCTCAGCGTCGCCGAACAGCAACAAACGCTGTCGCAATCAGCGCAGCTGGCATTGAGTCGTGGCGATGTCGTGGCTGCCGAAAAATGGCTGCGTGAAGCACACGAACTCGCCCCTGACGAAACTTCAGTGCGCAATAGCTGGTTGAAAACCTTGATTGCAGTTGACAGCGCTCGAGCGGAAACACAACTGCAACTACTGTTACAACGACATCCGGAAGACTGGCTGTTGCGTGAATTGCTGGCGAGCCTGTGGATTCGTCAGCAACGCTTCGATGCCGCGCTCTCCACTCTGCATGCGGCGTCACCACCAATGGCTAACGCCGCTGATTATTACGCGTTGAAAGCACTGGCATTGCAGCAGACCGACAAGCATCCGGAAGCCTTGTCACTGTATCGGGCTTTGATGCAACTGCAACCGCAGCACGGCGCACATTATGCCGGTGCGGCAATTTCCGCCGAACGTATCGGCGACATCAATTTCGCCAACCAGGCTTATGGCCGGGCCCTGGCTGATCTGCAATTACCCGCGCCGCTGCGCGCTTATGCCGAACAACGGCGCCGACAACTATTACAGGCAACACCATGA
- a CDS encoding type IV pilus modification PilV family protein, giving the protein MPMPAEHLRHCFLHDIKQRGFTLIELIVTIIVTAIAFTALSVWMLGANRDSVDPVISMRAATLGQAYLEEILSKRFDEQNSPGGIPRCNDDGPACTSAANFGPDGETREFFDDVDDYHGLSESPPRNNFGNERSQYNNFSVAVSVSYDGGTFGLSAQELKRIEVTVRTPSGFPFVFTAYRGNF; this is encoded by the coding sequence ATGCCTATGCCTGCTGAACACCTCCGTCACTGTTTTTTGCATGACATCAAACAGCGAGGCTTTACGCTGATTGAACTGATTGTCACGATTATCGTCACCGCCATCGCGTTCACTGCGCTCAGTGTCTGGATGCTAGGCGCCAATCGTGACAGTGTCGATCCGGTGATCAGCATGCGCGCCGCGACACTTGGTCAGGCGTACCTTGAGGAAATCCTCAGCAAGCGTTTTGACGAGCAGAACAGTCCCGGCGGTATCCCGCGCTGCAATGACGATGGCCCAGCCTGTACTTCAGCCGCCAACTTTGGCCCCGATGGCGAAACCCGTGAATTTTTTGATGATGTCGATGATTATCATGGCTTGAGCGAGTCACCACCGCGTAACAATTTCGGTAACGAGCGTAGTCAGTACAATAACTTCTCAGTCGCGGTCAGCGTCAGCTACGACGGCGGCACATTTGGCTTGTCGGCGCAGGAGTTGAAACGGATTGAGGTAACTGTGCGCACGCCCAGCGGCTTTCCATTTGTGTTCACCGCGTATCGGGGGAACTTCTGA
- a CDS encoding prepilin-type N-terminal cleavage/methylation domain-containing protein produces the protein MRSHGFTLIELIVVIVIIGILSVGFTSLYTQSIDQYLDANRRSDLSATARLALERVSRELRDALPNSVRVTPSGNCVEFRPLATAQYYLDIPIAAPASSFSAITFPLPSSGSWSAAIMPLDIADSYDTSASNSKAVVGIASVSPLGTNSVQVNLVSANRFPRTSPARRFFVTGTPISFCVSAGELRRYQGYGVQATQPTPGSGLSGGDLLARNIVNPAAIFQYQAGTLERNALLTVALDLRSGDEQIRHEHEVLIRNVP, from the coding sequence ATGCGCAGCCATGGCTTCACGCTGATTGAACTGATTGTCGTGATCGTCATCATCGGTATCTTGAGTGTCGGTTTCACCTCGCTCTATACGCAAAGCATTGATCAGTATCTCGACGCCAATCGTCGCAGTGATTTGAGCGCAACCGCGCGGCTGGCGCTGGAACGGGTCAGCCGGGAATTGCGCGATGCCTTACCCAACAGTGTCCGTGTCACGCCCTCCGGCAACTGCGTTGAATTTCGACCGCTTGCCACTGCCCAGTACTATCTTGACATTCCGATTGCGGCACCGGCTTCATCATTCAGTGCCATTACATTCCCCTTGCCAAGCAGCGGTAGTTGGTCTGCGGCGATCATGCCGCTCGACATTGCAGATAGTTACGATACCTCGGCCAGCAACAGCAAAGCGGTGGTTGGTATTGCCAGTGTGAGTCCGCTCGGCACCAATAGCGTGCAGGTCAATCTGGTCAGCGCCAACCGCTTTCCGCGCACCTCTCCTGCACGCCGCTTTTTTGTCACGGGCACGCCGATTTCATTCTGTGTCAGCGCGGGTGAATTACGTCGCTACCAAGGCTATGGCGTACAAGCCACGCAACCAACACCGGGTTCCGGCTTAAGTGGCGGCGATTTGCTGGCCCGAAATATCGTCAATCCGGCAGCGATTTTTCAGTATCAGGCCGGCACTCTGGAACGCAACGCACTGTTGACCGTGGCGCTGGATTTACGCAGCGGCGACGAACAAATTCGTCATGAGCATGAGGTATTGATTCGCAATGTACCGTGA
- a CDS encoding type II secretion system F family protein, producing the protein MPFYYYKGRNKAGEIVENRVESGSADALASRLLADGITPIHIDEQIAAVPKRVVKFTLFKRGQTQLPDLIMFSRQMYSLTKAGVPIIRAITSLAETTQSEELAEALRHIVDDLSGGIELAAAIGKQGHVFTPLYVSMVHVGENTGRLDLAFEQLSSYLELEMLTRQRIKEALRYPSFVVVAMIAALFVINIFVIPAFSGMFAAFKAELPLPTRILIFVSDFFLAYWPYMAVALIAAFVFFKQWKATIHGELRWDGWKIRFPIVGPIIHRALLSRFARSFSMCQRAGVPISTSLAVVANAVDNAKVAQQVRKMREGVERGENISRAARNTGMFSPLVLQMLVVGEETGQLDQLLDEVADFYEREVDYDLKKLSQNIEPILIVAMGIMVLVLALGIFLPMWELASAARGN; encoded by the coding sequence ATGCCGTTTTACTATTACAAAGGCCGCAACAAAGCCGGCGAAATCGTCGAGAATCGGGTCGAATCCGGCTCGGCCGATGCCCTCGCCTCACGCTTGTTGGCCGATGGCATCACACCGATACACATCGACGAACAGATTGCCGCGGTGCCGAAACGCGTCGTCAAGTTCACGCTGTTCAAGCGCGGCCAAACGCAGCTGCCGGATTTGATCATGTTCAGCCGGCAAATGTACTCACTGACCAAGGCTGGTGTGCCGATTATCCGTGCCATCACCAGCCTCGCCGAAACCACGCAATCGGAAGAACTCGCAGAGGCCTTGCGCCATATCGTCGATGATCTTTCGGGCGGTATTGAGCTGGCTGCAGCCATCGGCAAACAAGGTCATGTGTTCACACCGCTGTATGTCAGCATGGTGCATGTCGGCGAAAACACCGGTCGACTCGATTTGGCGTTTGAACAGTTGTCGAGTTATCTCGAACTGGAAATGCTAACCAGACAGCGAATCAAGGAAGCGTTGCGCTACCCAAGCTTCGTGGTCGTCGCAATGATTGCCGCGCTTTTTGTGATCAATATTTTCGTTATTCCGGCATTTTCCGGGATGTTCGCGGCGTTTAAAGCCGAACTACCGCTACCTACCCGAATTCTGATATTTGTCTCTGACTTTTTTCTGGCGTACTGGCCCTACATGGCCGTCGCACTGATTGCCGCTTTTGTATTTTTCAAGCAATGGAAAGCTACAATACACGGCGAGCTGCGTTGGGATGGTTGGAAGATTCGCTTTCCGATTGTCGGTCCAATTATTCACCGCGCCCTGCTCTCGCGTTTTGCCCGTTCTTTCTCGATGTGCCAGCGCGCCGGTGTACCGATTTCCACTTCACTCGCTGTCGTCGCCAATGCTGTCGATAACGCCAAAGTCGCACAGCAGGTACGCAAGATGCGTGAAGGCGTCGAACGTGGAGAAAATATCAGCCGGGCGGCGCGCAATACTGGCATGTTCTCACCTTTGGTACTGCAAATGCTCGTGGTCGGTGAGGAAACCGGCCAGCTCGACCAATTGCTCGATGAGGTGGCAGACTTCTATGAACGCGAAGTCGATTACGATCTGAAAAAGCTTTCGCAGAACATCGAACCCATTTTGATTGTCGCGATGGGCATCATGGTGCTGGTGCTGGCGCTCGGTATTTTTCTGCCAATGTGGGAATTGGCGTCAGCGGCTCGAGGCAACTGA
- a CDS encoding YqaA family protein, with product MKWLESFYRQVFETRYPWTVLGVFSFLETTILPIPLESVLIPFLIRNRDRMLRTAAVVTITCLLGASLFYLVGAYLMQWLGQPIIEWFASPDAYKNMREMLRDHGFLFVLATGISPIPFQIGMLAAGAGDYSFWLFLLAASIARAIRYFGLVWLVHHYGDEAETLWQRNKLKAGLWALLIVLLFYLFGRAIQAWLMA from the coding sequence GTGAAATGGCTGGAGAGTTTCTATCGCCAGGTTTTTGAAACGCGTTATCCATGGACGGTGCTGGGTGTGTTTTCATTTCTGGAAACAACGATTCTGCCGATTCCGCTGGAATCCGTTCTGATCCCTTTTCTGATTCGTAATCGCGATAGGATGTTGCGAACCGCCGCGGTCGTAACCATTACCTGCCTGTTGGGTGCCAGCTTGTTTTATCTGGTTGGCGCTTACCTGATGCAGTGGCTGGGGCAGCCGATCATCGAATGGTTTGCCTCGCCGGATGCTTATAAAAACATGCGCGAGATGTTGCGCGATCATGGCTTTCTTTTTGTTTTGGCGACTGGCATTTCACCCATTCCGTTTCAGATCGGCATGCTGGCAGCCGGAGCGGGTGACTATTCGTTCTGGCTTTTCTTGCTGGCTGCAAGCATCGCGCGCGCCATCCGATATTTTGGCCTGGTGTGGCTGGTGCATCACTACGGCGATGAGGCCGAAACACTGTGGCAGCGGAATAAATTAAAAGCCGGTTTGTGGGCGCTGCTAATCGTGCTGTTGTTTTACCTGTTCGGCCGCGCCATACAAGCCTGGTTGATGGCGTGA